A genomic segment from Ptychodera flava strain L36383 chromosome 8, AS_Pfla_20210202, whole genome shotgun sequence encodes:
- the LOC139138741 gene encoding uncharacterized protein, protein MPSKPKTMTDSASKDSGNVAACATSPDKGKCPKRKRDTITLGSGDAIASTSSSHTRDSMGTDVRTGGDTAAILNLLTEIKDNQGKLTARMDKLENDCYYEGGDNEFVDDTGIELIEPPVKVKRSTSDASEESVSAADASQSDVNKPSLFKDIASKFLVKEQCEDPIDDDFAKIINALFRDGISDDKYNDLIKKFNRPENCDGLTSVRVNQLIWDIIRPETRSLDTKFQSVQASLVKGAICITQLVCELAKLKDSPSDKIDLGKLMDLGTDSLALLGNTNRLLNLRRRDCMKADLKHDYLHLCSATVPFTEHLFGDDITKRVKDIQEVNRAGNKISTWQQRGGYNRGRMRGRGFRFRGRGRATSDN, encoded by the coding sequence ATGCCGTCGAAACCTAAGACAATGACGGACTCGGCTTCTAAGGATTCAGGCAATGTTGCAGCTTGTGCAACCAGTCCAGATAAGGGCAAATGTCCTAAACGTAAGCGTGATACTATTACTCTGGGCAGTGGCGATGCCATAGCCTCGACAAGCAGTAGTCATACTAGAGACTCTATGGGAACTGACGTCAGAACTGGTGGAGatacggcggccattttgaatttactgACGGAGATAAAGGACAATCAGGGTAAGCTCACTGCTCGTATGGACAAACTTGAGAATGATTGTTATTATGAAGGTGGTGACAATGAATTTGTGGATGACACTGGAATTGAGCTTATCGAGCCACCTGTAAAAGTGAAACGCTCTACTTCGGACGCGTCCGAGGAATCTGTTTCAGCTGCCGACGCCTCGCAGAGTGACGTCAACAAGCCTAGTTTGTTCAAAGACATAGCTAGCAAGTTTCTTGTGAAAGAGCAGTGTGAGGATCCTATTGATGACGATTTTGCCAAGATCATTAATGCTCTCTTCAGAGATGGAATCTCTGATGATAAATATAATGACCTGATAAAGAAATTCAATCGACCTGAAAATTGTGATGGCCTCACCAGTGTAAGAGTAAACCAACTGATATGGGACATCATACGTCCTGAAACTAGAAGTTTGGACACCAAATTCCAGTCTGTTCAAGCATCACTTGTCAAGGGTGCCATTTGCATTACTCAACTTGTTTGTGAATTAGCCAAGTTGAAAGATAGTCCGTCAGACAAGATCGATTTAGGAAAGCTGATGGACTTGGGTACAGACTCTCTAGCGCTTCTTGGTAATACGAACCGTCTTTTAAATCTTAGGAGACGGGATTGCATGAAAGCAGACCTCAAGCACGACTATCTACATTTATGCTCTGCTACAGTACCTTTCACTGAGCATTTGTTTGGTGATGATATCACCAAAAGAGTAAAGGACATACAGGAAGTGAATAGGGCTGGTAATAAAATCAGCACATGGCAACAGCGAGGTGGATATAACCGTGGTAGAATGAGGGGACGTGGTTTCCGTTTCAGAGGTAGAGGTCGTGCAACTTCAGACAATTGA